GAGAAGCCGAGAGCCGAAAGTTCTTTGATCTCATCGCGCGTCATCGGTCCGGTAGTATCTTGGCTACCTACGGTGCTTGTCATAGGCTCACAATACATTCCCGGGCGTACACCTTCCATGCCGCATGCTTTCCCTACCATTTTTTGAGCAAGGGTATATCCTTTACCGGTATCAGCCGGTTGGATAGGGGTAGCGAAAATAGTTGCAGGAGCCATACTGAGCGCAGCACGTGCTTTAGCCGTCAAGCCGCGACCGATAATCAATGGGATACGCCCGCCAGCACGTACTTCATCTTCGATCGTATTTGGACGAAGGCTGAATGTCGCGATTTGGACACCGTTTTTAGAAATGGTTCCCGCTTTGGTATCGATATCCAATACATCGCCTGTTTCCATTTGGCTTACATCGGCTTCGATCGGAAGTGCACCGGAATCTTCACATGTCGCGAAGAAGATCGGAGCGATGATACTTCCGATGACGACACCGCCGGTACGTTTGTTCGGGATACCGGGAATATCGTCACCCATGTGCCATTGAACGGAGTTCGCTGCGGATTTACGGCTTGAACCCGTTCCTACGACGTCACCGACATACGCGATTTGCATCCCTTTTTCTTTAAGTTCAGCAATTTTTGCGATACCTTCCGGCATTTTTGCGCTCAACATGGTTGTCGCGTGAAGAGGAATATCCGAACGGGTAAATGCCGCACTCGCAGGAGAAAGGTCATCGGTATTGGTTTCACCCGGGAATTTGAACACGACTACGCTGAATTTTTCAACAAGAGGTTTTCTAGCGGTAAACCATTCTGCATCTGCCCATGATTGAAGTACTTCTTTTGCGTATTTATTGGTTTTTGAAAGATCAACGATATCATTGAATGCATCGTATACTAAAAGAGTATGTTTCAGTTCATGTGCCGCTTCGTTTGCGATTGCTTCGTTGCTAAGTGCATCGATAAGTGGTTTAACGTTGTAGCCTCCAACCATTTTACCGAGGATTTTGATCGCCGCTTTTTTGTGATCATCGCTGTTAATATCGCTGTTGTCCGCTAAGAAAGCTTTTACTTCACCTTGAACGACTTGGTGTAAAAATGCAGCCTTAACATGTGCGCCGTCGTCAACACCCGGATTGACACGTTCTGCCAACATAGTGACCAACTCATCATTTTTAGAACTTTCGCTTGTAATGAGTGCTACCAATTCAGTAACTTGCTCTTTTGTAAGTGGGAATGGAGGGATCCCTTGAGCTGCGCGTTCCGCTACGTGTGCTTTATATTCGTCCATAAAAGCCATAGTGACTCCTGTGCCAGTTAATTTTGAATGATTATATCAGAAGAAAAAAACACTTTCGAACAAATGTTACACAATTACACATTTGTTTTTAATAAAAGAGTGCATAATGTGTATTATAGTAACAATATTAATTCTAAATGCAAAAACATAAGAGATTAGCTAACATAAAAAAGAGGTAGAAAAGTTACAAATAAGAAAGAAAGGGGAGTGGTTCTCCAAAGGGGAGAATCAAAAAGGGTCGTTGGCGATGATATCGCGATTACCTTTGGCATTCGGAGCGGAGAGGATACCGTTGTTTTCAAGCTGTTCAATAAGGGTTGCTGAACGGTTATATCCGATTTGCAATCGACGTTGAAGGTAACTGATCGATGTTTTTTGCTCACTCAGGACAATATTTTTAGCTTCTTCATAAAGCTCATCGAGGGGTTTATTATCCGTTGTATCATTGTTGATTTTCGCCACACTGCCGTTATCCGCCAAATACCGGCGATCATAATCGGGCTCACGCTGTGCTTTGAGGAAATCGACTACTTTTTCAATTTCATTCTCTGTACTCCACGGAGCATGCAGCCTGACAAGCCCGCTCATACCCGGAGGGGTAAAGAGCATATCCCCGCGTCCGAGAAGCGATTCCGCACCCATCCCGTCCAAAATGATTTTACTGTCGATTTTTTGTCCTACTTTATAACTGATGCGCGACGGGAGGTTGGCTTTGATAAGGCCGGTTACGACATCGACACTCGGACGCTGTGTCGCTACGATGAGATGGATACCGCTGGCACGCGCCATTTGCGCGAGCCGTGCGATCGAGTATTCGACATCTTTACCGCTGGTCATCATCAAATCGGCAAGTTCGTCGATAATGACGACGATATACGGTAATGGATCCCGTTTTTCGGCTTTTGCTTTGTCATTGTAGTTTTCGATGTTTTTAGTGCGGGTATCGCTCATCAAATGATATCGTCGCTCCATCTCATAGACCATGTTGTTGAGCGCTGAGATCGCCTCTTTCGGTTTTGTAATGACCGGAGTGAGTAAGTGCGGGATATCATTGTAAATAGAAAATTCCAACATTTTCGGATCGATCATCAGAAGTTTGAGCTGATCCGGAGAATTTTTATAAAGAAGGCTTAGAATCATCGAATTAATCCCGACACTTTTACCGCTCCCGGTCGTCCCTGCGATAAGAAGATGGGGGAGTTTTTTAAGATCCGTAATAAACGGCTTACCGACAATGTCTTTCCCTAAGATCAGAGTGAGGGGAGAAGCCGCCTCTTGGAAAAGTTTGCTTTCCAACATTTCACGCAAATAGATGGTTTCGACCGATTTGTTCGGGATTTCAATACCGACAACGTCTTTGCCCGGGATCGGAGCTTGGATACGGATGGTCTGAGCACGCAGTGCCATCGCGAGATCATCTTGGAGCCCTAAGATTTTGGAGACTTTGATGTTTGCGGCAGGTTTAAACTCAAACGTCGAAACAACAGGCCCGGCATAAGTGCGTACGACGTCTCCGTCGATATTAAAATGTCTTAGTTTGTCTATAAGATCTTTAATCTTGTCATCAAGCTCGGCTTCATCGACCAAAGTCTGTTTTTTAGGGGGATTTTGGAAAAAATCAGTTGGCGGGAGTTTAAAGTTTTTAGGTTTTTCACTTACCCCTTTATCGATTTGTTCCAGCAGCATTTTATTCTCTTCGAGCTCATCGATGACGAGGGCATGCTGTTTGCTCTCTTTGACTTTTTTAGCCATACTGAGAATGGTAGACTCTTTCGGAAGCTCTTCTACGGTTTTCGGCGCTTCGGAGACGGGAGAAGAAGATTCTGAAGGCTGTATAGGTTCTGTATGGGAAACACTTTCTTCTATTTTGGAAGATGCGTTATCGAAAAGAGAATACGGTTCTTCGAATTCATCATCGAGTGCAGAAAGAGGTGTTTCGATAATAGGTTCAGATTTTAGTGGTGAGGGAGGCGTAGTTGTTTTCGTTTGAGGCTGTTTAGGAGTTCTAAGCGGTTTATCCATGTATTCTTTAAGGGGTTGTGCCAGTTCTGAGAGGCTTTGTTCCATGACCAATACGACGGAAACGGCCACCATCATTAACCACAAAATCCATAGTCCGAATGTTCCGATGTAAACCGATAAGAAATCAACCATACTTCCGATGAATATGCCGCGATACATCCCCTCGACCACCATTGCCTGAAAAAATAGCATAGCAATAAATAAAAGGATAAAAATGCCCGCCATTTCAAGACGTCGATAGAGCTCTCCGTCGTATTTATACGAGTAAAACAGCGGTATCATTAAGAGTAATAAATAGACATAAGCGACATAGCCGAAAATCCAAACATTGGCTTGGGCAAACATTGCCCCGTACGCACCAATAATGGATGCATCGCCGATGATGGTTGCAATGCCTAAATAAAATAAAATGCCGAAACCGGCTATAAACAGTGTATCGCGTAAAATAGGAGATCCTTGAAATCAGGTTGAAAGTGGTTTTATTATAGCAAAAAAGGGGACAGAAAGCCCTTTTATTGCAGATTGCTATAAATAGTTAACGAGTGAAAGTTTGGACACTTTTGAGATATTTGATAATAATGCCTGATAATTAAGACTCAATTGCTGCATTTTGAGTGTCGCTTCTGCGATATCCGTATCAATAACATCGGATTGCAATGTTTTTGTACTGATGATCAGCATATCCGTCCGATCGGAAGATGCCTGCAATACTTGCGAATACGAACCTGCTTCAGTTTGGAGTCGGCTGACATGGTCGCTTAGATCATCCAGCATCTGTATTGAATTTTGAACACCGATATCTCTTTGACCGGTTGTAGTTGTGCCGTCCGCTCGTTTTTTACCGGCTTCAACGGATTGTATCATCTCCTCAATTTGGGCAAAAAAATCTGTTTTTGCATCACGGACTTGCAATGCGCTATTGTCATTAAAAGACAATGCACTACCGGATGATATTGTACCTGTCAGAAGAGGATAGGTATTCGATGTTGAATCATACAGGGCTATTGAAGCTTTCGTGGTAGGATTAGTTTTGTCTTCAATTTTGATTCGACCTGCATAATCTAGTGTTGTAGATGATAATACATTTGATGCTGTAATTGCTGTATCATAAGCTGTTGCTGTATTAGCAGTCGGTAATGTTCCAGATGTCGCAATGTTAATAACATCCATCATTTGTTGATAAGTCATTTGATCTGCATCAACTGCACTTCGAGGAGCTGTTGCCGTAAAAATGTTAAAGTTTGTTACACCACCATCAAGTGAAAATGTTGAACCGGCTGATGATAAATTGATTTGTGCGGTGAAAGCAGCTCCAGTTACATTCTTACCTTGAATGACGAACTGTTTCCCATCTAAAGTTGTTTCTCCGCTTACTTCTATCAATTTAGTAGAACTGGTTGCAAACGAATTATCAGCATTTACGATTTGAGAAACATTTGATGTCAGGATTGCCCCGTCTTGCGTAAAGTTCGTTCGATCGTAATTGATCCCTTCTATGGTATTAGGTGTACCGGTAGGGGTTGTGAAACCGCTTTTTGTAAATTCTTTGATGTACAGACCCGGTGTCGTAATTGCTGCCGTTTCGAAATCGGTTGTGCCCGATTGAAGATTATCGATGTTGGTCACATCGGCTGCCGCTCCGCCGCTAAAATCCACCGCACCGACCAGATGAAAATCGAGTTTGCTCGATCCTGCTGATTTATCGGAAACTTCTATTTGGCCGTTGGCATTAATCGTTACATTGACTTGGTTCTCGGTCGGATTTGTTTGATTCGGGTCATACGCGAGGGCGATTTTGTGGGTCAAATCATCCATTGTGTCGGTCATATTCATCTGGATTTTTGATTTAAACGTACTTCCGTCAGTGCGCGTTCCCTGAAGATAAAAATAACTTGGGTGGGCAGCGTCATTGGTCGTAATGCTGTCCGTATCCCCCATGAGATCACGTATCGTGCTTGATCCGCTAATATAAGTTTCGGTGGAAGCGCTGCGAGATATTGCCGGATCTTTCATGATATCCGGGTACAGATCCGTTAAACTCATTTGGCGGACATTGGAAGTCACCATACGGCTGATTCTATTTTCACTTCCTAAAAAGAGTTGTGAACCGCTGATATTGTATTTTTGTTTTACCCCTGACCCTAAAAAAGCTTCAAGATTTTGATCATTCCCCTGATACATACCGTTTGCATCGATAGGCTTGACAGAGGTAGCCGTGCCGGAAAAGAGGTATTGTCCTCCTATCGACGTATTTGCCAAGGTTAATAGATGATTTTGAAGCCCGCGAAGCTCTTTTGCGATCGCTTGGGTACTGGTATCGGAATTTGTGTCATTTGCGGCATTGATCATTTTAACTTTCATGGATTCGATCGTTTTTACGATTTCTCCGATCGTCGTGTCCGTTTGGGTCGAAATTTTATAGGCGCTTTGGGCACTCGTTTTGACTTGAGTCAGAGTTGTGATCTCGTTGTCCAAACGGAGTGTATCAATCGCTACTCCCGGATTTTCATACGAATATTGTATTTTCATACCGGAAGAAATTTGTTTATTGACATCAAACAATTGTTGGTTAAGTTTATTATTTTCGCCGTATATATTATTGTAATATGATCCCGCTGTGATTCTCACGTCAAATCCTTTTGTGCAAGCTTAAGCATTGTTAAGCAATAAAAGTTCCATACTCTATTATCGGCAAAAAGTTACAAATGATTAGTAAAAGTACTTTTACGTATCTTTAAGCAAACGGTGCCTATAATTCCGTCCTCTTCAAACAAATGCCAGTGTGGTGAAATGGTAGACACGCCGGATTCAAAATCCGGTGGCGCGAGTCGTGGCGGTTCGAGTCCGCCCACTGGTACCACCCCCTTATTCGAATCAGTCCAAAATCATCCAAAAAATCCTATACAAACCCCTTATTTAGCCACTTTTCCTATTTTTCTAGTCCAAAACGCTCCGAGCCAATCCATCTATATCCGAAAGCCTAATGTACTTTTTAATGTACTTTACAATCAAAGTACATTGTGCTAATCTACTGTTAATATGTTTCAAATTAAGTACATTTAGCAGAGGTACATTATGGCAAATAAGAAAGTAGCACCGCTTACCTGTACAACCGTTTTTAAAATGATAGTAATTTGAATTTAAAATGATAGTAACGTACCTTTTTTAAGCTAAATGTGAACAAATCACTATCATTTCAAATTCAAAAATAAAACTATACAGACTGATAATTTGGGTAGGTAATAGGTGTATAATTACTCATAAAGTAGGAGGTATAGAATGTTTTATCAGGAAAATATAACAGATGAAAATAGACAAAACATGCTTAAAATGCTTGGATGTAAAACTACAAAAGAGGCCATGTCGCTTCTTAATGCTCATCCAAGTGAGCAAACAAAATATGAGTTTTATATAGAAAATACAGAACTCTTAAGAAAGATGGGATTGCATTATGTAATAAGTGATAAACTTGAACACCAATTACAGAAAATGCAAACAACTTAAATTCAAATCTAAATAACTGCAATATTCATCAGTTACAATCAATAACTTGCATTTTAAATTCAAATCATAAAAACTATTAGGAGGCATCGCCTCCTAATAGTTCGTAATAAACACCTCCCGAACCGCCTTCTTACTTCCCGCTCCTCGAAGGGTATAGTTGATCTCTTTAGTAGATATGATCTTCATGTCTGCATAGAGCTCTCTTACCAGTTCACAATCATTATAGCTCAATAAGAACTTACCATTTATCCCATGAAGCAGCTCTGACAATTGCCGGTGTTCTGCTTCACCAAAACCGCCCGTATGCTGATAGTAACTCTCAGTCGATACATAGGGTGGATCACAGTAAAAGAACGCATCATCGGCATCGTATGTCCGAATTAGCTTATCGAAGCTCATATTCTCAATCGTGACAAACTTCAACCGTTTAGACCACTGTCCGAAGTCCTTATAGATGTCTTTGGGACGTCTGCTCTTGGCGTTCATGGCGAATGTAGTCCCCTTAGCTCCAAAGCTCTGAGATAGGAGATAAAAATATAAAGCAGCGCGCTCGATATTATTTGTCGGATTCATTCGTCCGGAGAGGATATCGGAGAATACTTCACGGCTGATCAATAGCCGGTTGAGATACGAAGATAAGGATTGAGGTCTCGTCCGGATAATACGGTGTAGGTTGATCAGCTCACCATTGATATCATTGACTACTTCAGCTTGTTTTGTAGAACATTGCTTACGATACAAAACGTTAAGAGCACCTCCGAATACTTCGACATATAGACGGTGTTCCGGGAACATGGCCACAATATCATCGGCCAGTTTAGATTTACCCCCGATCCATGCGAACGGGGCTTTGATAGGATGATGCATTAATTGCCTTTCACCATGTCATATTTACATGGCCAATCTAAGATACTCGGAATAATTCCGGTACCGCTGCATCTTTTGTGGTTGGTGTAGCGGGGGCATTTGACGTTCATATATCATGAAATATGAACGTCAAGGTGTTTTGAGGTTCTGATCTTAGCGACAAACTCCGGCATTTTCTTTATACTTCATCGCATACTCGACTACAGATACAAAATCATAAGCAAGTACATACTCAATACAGTCCCTATCCGTCTTGTCACACGTATCCTTTGGATTGATTAGATCAGGGTACTTTGGCTCTTCAAATTGACACTTTTGCGGTAGATTAATGATCTGCGGCTGTGGCTGCACTGTTGAACACCCCGACAGCGTCAAAATCCCAAAAAGGGCTAGTAGCGTTGCTTTCATTCTTATCTCCTCTTTTTTTTATTTCAATATCCCGGTACACAGGGGTTAGTGCTTTCTCTATCTTTGTGAGACGCTCTGGAAGCTGCTCTTTCTTCTTCTCATCCGCTTTGGCGAGTTCCGCCGCTTTGCTCTGAATAGAAATGATCTTGCCAGATGACTCTTTTTGTGATTGAAGTGCCTCATTTTTAGATTCTAATACGGGTATAACCGCCAACTTCAGGTACATAATCCAAACCGTTAATACGGCTATGATCAGTGCTGATATGATCAATGCACCGGTCTTGATCTTTTCGATCATTTCAGACGTTAAATTTTTAAACATAAGTTTCCTTTCTCACCAAAATCGGATTGCATCGTTTTTAGATATAGAGTACATTTTTCCGTACTGGTACACTTTGAGAGAGTAGTCATAATTGATATCACAATTAGAGACACATTCTCTCCTCCCGGATGGGTATGTAAAGCAGCTCTGTCCACGTCGACATTGAGCCTTTGCAAGCTCCCAATTCTCAGAACCGGCACGCCCCAACTCTTTTATGATGTAGTCTCCGCCGTTGTAACGCTGGTATGTCACCCAAAGGCCGTATTTAGGTACCCAAAACTGCTTCATCAATATCGCTTGACCATTGAGCTGATCCGGT
This is a stretch of genomic DNA from Sulfuricurvum sp.. It encodes these proteins:
- a CDS encoding DNA adenine methylase, yielding MHHPIKAPFAWIGGKSKLADDIVAMFPEHRLYVEVFGGALNVLYRKQCSTKQAEVVNDINGELINLHRIIRTRPQSLSSYLNRLLISREVFSDILSGRMNPTNNIERAALYFYLLSQSFGAKGTTFAMNAKSRRPKDIYKDFGQWSKRLKFVTIENMSFDKLIRTYDADDAFFYCDPPYVSTESYYQHTGGFGEAEHRQLSELLHGINGKFLLSYNDCELVRELYADMKIISTKEINYTLRGAGSKKAVREVFITNY
- a CDS encoding flagellar biosynthesis protein FlgL, which encodes MRITAGSYYNNIYGENNKLNQQLFDVNKQISSGMKIQYSYENPGVAIDTLRLDNEITTLTQVKTSAQSAYKISTQTDTTIGEIVKTIESMKVKMINAANDTNSDTSTQAIAKELRGLQNHLLTLANTSIGGQYLFSGTATSVKPIDANGMYQGNDQNLEAFLGSGVKQKYNISGSQLFLGSENRISRMVTSNVRQMSLTDLYPDIMKDPAISRSASTETYISGSSTIRDLMGDTDSITTNDAAHPSYFYLQGTRTDGSTFKSKIQMNMTDTMDDLTHKIALAYDPNQTNPTENQVNVTINANGQIEVSDKSAGSSKLDFHLVGAVDFSGGAAADVTNIDNLQSGTTDFETAAITTPGLYIKEFTKSGFTTPTGTPNTIEGINYDRTNFTQDGAILTSNVSQIVNADNSFATSSTKLIEVSGETTLDGKQFVIQGKNVTGAAFTAQINLSSAGSTFSLDGGVTNFNIFTATAPRSAVDADQMTYQQMMDVINIATSGTLPTANTATAYDTAITASNVLSSTTLDYAGRIKIEDKTNPTTKASIALYDSTSNTYPLLTGTISSGSALSFNDNSALQVRDAKTDFFAQIEEMIQSVEAGKKRADGTTTTGQRDIGVQNSIQMLDDLSDHVSRLQTEAGSYSQVLQASSDRTDMLIISTKTLQSDVIDTDIAEATLKMQQLSLNYQALLSNISKVSKLSLVNYL
- a CDS encoding DNA translocase FtsK, yielding MAGFGILFYLGIATIIGDASIIGAYGAMFAQANVWIFGYVAYVYLLLLMIPLFYSYKYDGELYRRLEMAGIFILLFIAMLFFQAMVVEGMYRGIFIGSMVDFLSVYIGTFGLWILWLMMVAVSVVLVMEQSLSELAQPLKEYMDKPLRTPKQPQTKTTTPPSPLKSEPIIETPLSALDDEFEEPYSLFDNASSKIEESVSHTEPIQPSESSSPVSEAPKTVEELPKESTILSMAKKVKESKQHALVIDELEENKMLLEQIDKGVSEKPKNFKLPPTDFFQNPPKKQTLVDEAELDDKIKDLIDKLRHFNIDGDVVRTYAGPVVSTFEFKPAANIKVSKILGLQDDLAMALRAQTIRIQAPIPGKDVVGIEIPNKSVETIYLREMLESKLFQEAASPLTLILGKDIVGKPFITDLKKLPHLLIAGTTGSGKSVGINSMILSLLYKNSPDQLKLLMIDPKMLEFSIYNDIPHLLTPVITKPKEAISALNNMVYEMERRYHLMSDTRTKNIENYNDKAKAEKRDPLPYIVVIIDELADLMMTSGKDVEYSIARLAQMARASGIHLIVATQRPSVDVVTGLIKANLPSRISYKVGQKIDSKIILDGMGAESLLGRGDMLFTPPGMSGLVRLHAPWSTENEIEKVVDFLKAQREPDYDRRYLADNGSVAKINNDTTDNKPLDELYEEAKNIVLSEQKTSISYLQRRLQIGYNRSATLIEQLENNGILSAPNAKGNRDIIANDPF